A region of the Clavelina lepadiformis chromosome 9, kaClaLepa1.1, whole genome shotgun sequence genome:
CCTGGCTATTTTGGACTGAGCTTTTGTGTATTGTGGCAATAGAATAAGGGGCTACTTGTACAACCTTCGGGAGCCGAGGTATCCTGTAACAGGGCCAATTGGAAACAGGCACGAGGCAAAAAAATTTCCTATGAAAACTTCTCTTGTTAAAGGTGAGTCTCCCACTGCGGACtattgtgatgaaacaatgGGTCGTTTGTTGCGAGAAAATGTTGCCTAGTAACCCGATATAATTAGCTTGCGAAAGAAAGAATGGTGTTGTAACAGTTTCAACTTTATTGCAAAGCGGTGCTATTTTTGTCAAATACGCCGCGTGGTTGGTTATGGTGTCAATTGCTgtttaataacatttttatgttagATGTAAAACATTGTCTGTCACTTTGGAGTGAAATTCCAACCAATTGTGAGGCTACTACCTGTCTTCTTAGAGCTAAAGTATGTGTTATCAGTAGGGTAGGAAGCTAAGATCCCGTATGAATAGTGTGCAACACATGAATATAGGTTTATGTTCATGTCCCCTTCGTTTATTTGATTGATTCTATTCTCCTTTCGTTGTATTTGTTTTCTGTAGTTTCATTGGTGAATGTTGAATAAACATGACTAACAAAGTCCAATCACAAACTAATCACTTTCGTTCAAACTGATTCTGACAATCCTTCTTGTTTTCATTGCTttcaattaaacttttttgagtgCTTACCGTACTTGGCCAAATCCATAATAACTAAAATTTCTACAGAAATTTGTTAATCTTTATATGGAAaagtattttgtaaatgctttTTGTCTTTCCATTTGTGACTGGAATGGCGCTTCTAGACtaaaggaaaatttttaataagaaCCTATTTCTTATCTTACTTATAACATCATATGGGTTCGCTTAGGCTTACCGGTGATGCCTCCCTCCACACCGAAGGGTTTTGTACATGGATCTCCAACTATTGGAACTTACACAGAAAAAgacagaaaagaaaaaagatacaatttaaaattacttgaaaaaacGTGAGTGCTTCTGTAAAGCATTCCGATCCTAAACGGTTTGTTAAATGCAAATTCTCCAATAACTTTTCCAGGTCAGCTGATTTACGAAAAATTCAACTACAACAGGATGAACGCCAAAGATTCATGAAGGAGTTTGAGGAGAGGAAAGCACAAGATCACAAAAAGACGGTGAAAGAAAAGGAAGAGGATCTTAAGATGCTCCAGTCTTATAATCCGTTCGGAAAACCTGGATATGGAGCTCCAAGGGTAGGAGTTTGTGTCGAAAAAATATGCTTAGAATCGAGACTAAAGTCCCATACAGTCTGTTTGGTAAcggcttttaaaatttaaagggTCACGGAAAAAGAAGCATGGCCATGACAAACGCACTTGGCTCTAAAGACGGTGTGGGACTAGTACGTGTGTCTGCCAAGCCCTTGGATGACAAGTAAGTTAAATGCTTTTCCGCGTAAAAAATTATACCGGCAGATAGTTTCAGATTTTAGCTAGCCAGCCGAACTACTGTTTCAGCATAACCTACAACTGTTTTCTTGATATATTATGGACCaacagtaggctacaagggATATGTAAATCTTTTGTTGAATAAACCACGAACTAATACTGTGTAAACAGGCGACCTTTGAAATGGAATTTGTTCCTCTTTGTGTGGCTTCTTATTTCAGTGTTTGCGTTTGCTAACACCTTTTACATGAATAATTCAAAGTTTTataatgtaaataaatataagCGTCAGACACGTCTTATTCCATGTAATCTGCAAAACGGtgaaaatattataatttataagaTAAAAACTGTACCACAGTATTCTAAACATGCAAAAACTATAAAAGTTTCTGTACTCTGGTGTTTCCCAAAGTGGAGTGTGGCGTAATTTTGCTTCAGCATGCGACTTCAGTTTTCATACATTAAACTAAAGTATTATCACTTTTATGTAGCTTTGTACTTTCCAGTAAAGTGAAAGTatacaataacaacaaaatatgcaaatataTTCACCAACAATATGATCGGCGGAAACATTCCTccctttttattattttgaaagcaCATTACGTTTAACATATTAGGCCTACGCTTTTTTAGTCCacgttgaaaaaatattaattgggTCGAGTATTTGCATCTAGTGCCGGTGTATGGCGAAGGCTTTCTGAAATACAGCCTATAAGAAACATTCTGAAAATAGTATCAAAATGTGTTGATCTATTTTTTGAGTAATAGTAATACTGCAAACAGGAAAACAAAAGCCAGTGTTTGCAAAGTTTTCGCCCTTCAACAGTGACGTAATTAGAGATAAGTCAATGTTGATAAAACCAAACAAGCACTAGAATCTAGATAACGTTTTGAGCAAGATGTTTGGGCCTGCTGATACATGTTAGGCTACGTGCTTTGCAATCGAACGATGAATTTCTCCATCATGACGAAGCTGTAACTTTGAAATGTCTTTTAAATAAACCACCAAATAGTGAAGACACAAAACTTAATTTGAACTGAACTTGTGAGATAAAGTTTTTTAGTAGCTGAAGCGTTTGACGAAATCGATAGCTCAGAGGCTTCCGATTATTTGATCTGACTATGGGTGTATTGGGTACTTTTTATAATTCTAAGTGGGGCGTTGGgcaaaaagtttgggaaacactgcTGTACAGGGGTTTTTTGTATCAGGGTTTATCTAATTTGAGACACTTTTGTTATTACAGATCTAATTACCCAGCAAATCCTCTAAAAGTGCAAAGGTATGAAGATGATCGTATGAGGCGCTACAAAGTTGATACAAAAACCGCAGAAAAATACAGGAAGGAACTGGGTTAGCAAAATCAAGTTGAACAATgtgtaaaataacattttagaAATATCCAACAGAATACGGCGTAGTTAACGTTTAACTTACATTTGCATTTTATACattatgtagcctatattatAGCCTAACTTATTACTTCCCTGATATATTATGTGCATCCATGCAGACCACGTTTGTTATACAAAGCCACCCAGTATTAGCGATTAACGCTACGTAATTACTGCTGATAAGTAATCGTTATTTTTTGCCCCTACGACGTGAAAgggaaaaaagtaattttgatTTGCAAATGCAGTAATTTGcggttcaaaatttttttcttaaagaATCCCACAGTAACAAACTCATGAATGATGCAAGAAGACAGTTTTAAGCCCTTAATTTTACAGTGTATTAACATTCCATTTCCTTCTCGCCTTACGTTTCAGATGCTCTAGTTGATGTAAAGCAGCACAATAAGAAGATCATTCGGGACTTGGACAAGAAACGAGAAGACGGCATGACAGGATATGATCCATTTGGAAAACCTGGTGCTGGCGCACCTAACCGTGACGAGCAAGGTTAAAAtcagttcaaatttttttacaaacttatagtataaaatttgtcataaagcaactaaattgcaggtATAAGCTTAAGATACAAGTTAGCATCATTATACCAGTGAGGAACCTTGTATagtaatttttaagattaaTGTGAGCTTGCAGACAAGACTAGAGCGAGGTTTCGTGACTTTGTCTTTGAAAATAGACACACATGTAGGAAGTATAGCTAGGCCATTAGGCTATCTATAACTatacaaaaagcaaaagcatGATAGTCTCGCCTACAAATCGCTAAGCTGTTCCAGGTAGGCCAGCCACACGTCGGTCTATGAGTCTGTCGTACGTCAACGATCCAATTGATGCCAGGCACATTGTAGAACAAAGAAAAAGGTTACTGAAACAGACGAAGCGTTTTAGAGATCTGATCACGAATGATGACCAAGGTGCTGAATAATTcctaagcaaaaaaaaatttaaaaaatcgtCCTTTATGATTCTCATAAATAGGCTACGTAcagtttcatttttgtttctgGTTTGTTATTTAGCCTAAATACTGACCACGCTTAATAATTAGTTACTACCTGGAGGCATAACTATACTCAATATTGTACAGGCAATATCCGAATGTCCAGGAAGCATCATTTCACGTCACCGCAAAAATTCACAGCTGATGAAACGGACAACGCAAAAAATCCCTGGTTAAAATT
Encoded here:
- the LOC143471065 gene encoding uncharacterized protein LOC143471065 isoform X8; its protein translation is MAVSPLRTNFPETPKDILPQFDSPSTDVKMGEDYRIRGYLYNLREPRYPVTGPIGNRHEAKKFPMKTSLVKGLPVMPPSTPKGFVHGSPTIGTYTEKDRKEKRYNLKLLEKTSADLRKIQLQQDERQRFMKEFEERKAQDHKKTVKEKEEDLKMLQSYNPFGKPGYGAPRGHGKRSMAMTNALGSKDGVGLVRVSAKPLDDKSNYPANPLKVQRYEDDRMRRYKVDTKTAEKYRKELDALVDVKQHNKKIIRDLDKKREDGMTGYDPFGKPGAGAPNRDEQGRPATRRSMSLSYVNDPIDARHIVEQRKRLLKQTKRFRDLITNDDQGNIRMSRKHHFTSPQKFTADETDNAKNPWLKLGQPPKREGYRFPRAGDHGIHEFIEPNSDESEIFLRRHVGGGGEPLVNSQGEKRTKRVGLLTTIHGARRTENVTKVATPEEIRKRPDRISPWGRPGAGAPLKNSQGEIVKNTKGRIQHESLGYSKTEEETMERAKRLYRDELMDGINRQRNIRDEEKNYLRLPPGDVPSWFSKGKVGRPQRDPITGIIVPQKRMMSDVTAQKFNSDRPRDVEKYYQDLQKMAEERYQKKMEERKRVIQQEMKPFPYAVMAPWAVDA